Proteins encoded together in one Cryptomeria japonica unplaced genomic scaffold, Sugi_1.0 HiC_scaffold_386, whole genome shotgun sequence window:
- the LOC131070524 gene encoding LOW QUALITY PROTEIN: polygalacturonase-like (The sequence of the model RefSeq protein was modified relative to this genomic sequence to represent the inferred CDS: inserted 1 base in 1 codon; substituted 1 base at 1 genomic stop codon), with amino-acid sequence MRSMARPGQNLHVKNLVLVALYLVIMAVEAQLITSSNRYLRASTISLASTQGSNGRSFGVQNYGAVGDGEHDDTEAFTRAWNDAYKASSATLNVPGGKTFLVNNLNFQGPCQPGFTFQVDGIIVAPENPSSWKSTYVWLLIKHLXQFTLXWGKHKSRPTAIQFNDVKGSALSGLKVTNSPQFHVTLTNCESVQIVGITIQAPESTPNTDGIDTFQSTNIVIKDSTIGTGDDCVGIGDGSSNININDITCSPGHGISIGSLGRGNTKADVHSIHVDGAKLTSTRNGLRIKTWPGGSGVASYITYENGQMEDVSNPKIINQFYCETVDTGSGCKSQSSAVKISNVEYSNIRGTTPTEDGITLSCSQSGSCMGIKMENIVLVTGSGAQASCNAQNVQGGNSIPSRCLGNNGQ; translated from the exons ATGAGATCAATGGCTCGACCAGGTCAAAATCTTCATGTGAAAAATTTGGTCTTGGTGGCCTTATATTTGGTCATCATGGCAGTTGAAGCCCAGTTAATCACATCCAGTAACAGATATCTTAGGGCTTCTACAATATCTCTGGCTTCTACTCAGGGTAGTAATGGAAGAAGTTTTGGCGTACAAAATTATGGTGCAGTGGGTGATGGAGAGCACGACGATACTGAG GCGTTTACTCGTGCATGGAATGATGCTTATAAAGCGTCGTCTGCAACTTTGAACGTGCCAGGTGGCAAGACTTTTCTGGTCAACAATCTAAATTTCCAGGGACCGTGTCAGCCTGGTTTCACATTTCAG GTCGATGGAATTATTGTTGCCCCAGAAAATCCGAGCAGCTGGAAGAGCACATATGTGTGGTTGTTGATCAAGCATCTTTAACAATTTACAT ACTGGGGTAAACATAAAAGTAGACCAACG GCCATTCAATTCAATGATGTGAAAGGGAGTGCACTGAGTGGACTGAAGGTGACAAACAGTCCTCAATTTCATGTCACATTGACAAATTGTGAGAGTGTCCAGATCGTGGGTATTACCATTCAGGCACCAGAAAGCACCCCAAACACTGATGGAATTGATACGTTCCAATCCACAAATATAGTCATAAAAGATTCCACTATTGGAACAG GAGATGACTGTGTGGGGATAGGTGATGGGTCTTCAAATATTAACATCAATGATATCACATGCAGTCCAGGCCATGGAATAAG CATTGGAAGTCTTGGAAGAGGAAACACGAAAGCAGATGTCCATTCTATTCACGTGGACGGCGCCAAGTTGACATCAACAAGGAATGGATTAAGAATCAAGACATGGCCG GGGGGTTCTGGCGTGGCAAGTTATATAACATATGAAAATGGCCAGATGGAAGACGTAAGCAACCCAAAAATAATTAACCAGTTCTACTGTGAAACAGTTGACACTGGGTCTGGTTGCAAGTCTCAG AGTTCTGCTGTGAAAATCAGTAATGTAGAATACAGTAATATCAGGGGCACAACACCAACAGAAGATGGAATCACATTGTCGTGCAGCCAAAGCGGATCTTGCATGGGCATAAAAATGGAGAACATAGTTTTGGTAACTGGCTCAGGGGCGCAAGCTTCTTGTAATGCCCAAAACGTACAGGGTGGAAATTCGATTCCTTCACGTTGTCTGGGCAACAATGGCCAATGA